Proteins found in one Hypanus sabinus isolate sHypSab1 unplaced genomic scaffold, sHypSab1.hap1 scaffold_140, whole genome shotgun sequence genomic segment:
- the LOC132386929 gene encoding NACHT, LRR and PYD domains-containing protein 3-like codes for MTLTPIDCAVLSNAIGLCDTIKHLNIGNCHIQCEGIQRLGPGLHKCQELRLSFNKLGDSGVKLVSAALRNPECKIQSLMLWDVGLMDSAAEDLASALSTSPSLTELDLGENKLGDSGVRLMSAALRNPECKIQKLWLTKVGLTDSGAENFVSALSTNPSLTGLDLRWNSLTDRSVPALRRLILTLPSLEWIWLWGNPFSETGEEELSSLQEPRPGLTVIL; via the exons atgacactgaccccgattgactgcgcggtcctgtctaatgccatcggactctgtgataccaTAAAACACCTCAACATCGGaaactgccacattcagtgtgaaggaatccagcggctgggacccgggctgcacaagtgccaggagttgag actgagttttaataaactgggagattcaggagtgaaactggtatctgcggctctgaggaacccggagtgtaaaatacagagtctaat gctgtgggaTGTCGGTCTCATGGATTCTGctgccgaggatctcgcctccgctctcagtacaagcccatcactgacggagctggacctgggtgaaaataaactgggagattcaggagtgagactgatgtctgcggctctgaggaacccggagtgtaaaatacagaaactgtg gctcaccaaggtcggtctcacagattctggtgccgagaatttcgtctccgctctcagtacaaacccatcactgacggggcTGGACTTGAGGTGGAACtcgctgacagaccgatctgtccccgctctccgccgcctcatactgaccctcccgagtctggagtggatctg gctgtggGGGAATCCGTTCAGTGAGACCGGAGAGGAGGAACTGAGttctctgcaggaacccagacctggactgacagtgattctgtga